The following proteins are co-located in the Desulfoscipio sp. XC116 genome:
- a CDS encoding DDE-type integrase/transposase/recombinase produces the protein MKDQQKAEEIAAQRMQLLSPLLADGLDAAKIREIKKDICQQTGLSERTLRRYLAQYRAVGFRGLKPKGKGRQTEEAIPSNILTQAILLRREVPGRSIAQIIQIMEWEGLIQEGRIKRSTLQEKLAEKGYSTRQMRMYSDSGVAARRFQKKHRNQLVHSDIKYGPYLPIGKDGAKKQVYLVTFIDDATRFVLHGEFYPTLDQVIVEDCFRKAIHKYGVPEAVYFDNGSQYRTKWMHRTCSKLGTRLVFAKPYSPEATGKVERFNRVVDAFLGEAKLEKPQSLDKLNELFWVWLEECYHNKPHSGLDGSASPHAAYRSDNKALRYLDPQTIANAFLHCEKRKVDKAGCISFNGNKYEVGLPFIGCKVQVIYDPANITELTIEYEGHAPWTARQLVIGQRAGKRPPLPEHLQPKPAESSRLLAAAALKNQQRKEQQAPAISFRAVNKEDNSHV, from the coding sequence ATGAAAGACCAACAAAAGGCCGAAGAGATTGCCGCTCAGCGGATGCAACTACTATCCCCGCTGCTAGCGGACGGGCTTGATGCGGCCAAAATCAGGGAAATTAAGAAAGATATCTGCCAGCAGACCGGACTATCCGAGCGTACGCTGCGCAGATACCTGGCCCAGTACCGGGCAGTCGGCTTTAGGGGACTAAAACCTAAAGGCAAAGGCCGGCAAACCGAAGAAGCTATACCATCAAATATCCTAACTCAGGCCATCCTGTTGCGTCGTGAGGTGCCCGGTCGCAGCATCGCTCAGATCATTCAGATTATGGAATGGGAAGGGCTGATCCAGGAAGGGCGGATTAAACGCAGCACCCTGCAGGAGAAGTTGGCCGAGAAAGGCTACAGCACAAGACAGATGCGCATGTACTCCGACAGCGGCGTGGCGGCTCGGCGATTCCAAAAGAAGCACCGCAACCAGCTCGTACATTCCGACATCAAATACGGCCCCTACCTGCCAATCGGCAAGGATGGCGCTAAAAAGCAGGTCTACCTGGTCACCTTCATCGACGATGCCACCCGCTTTGTGCTGCACGGCGAGTTCTACCCGACGCTGGATCAGGTCATTGTAGAAGATTGCTTCCGTAAAGCGATTCACAAATACGGAGTTCCCGAAGCGGTATATTTCGACAACGGTAGCCAGTATCGCACTAAATGGATGCATCGCACCTGCAGCAAATTAGGCACCCGGCTAGTATTTGCAAAACCGTACTCTCCGGAGGCAACCGGTAAAGTAGAAAGGTTTAACCGGGTGGTGGACGCCTTCTTAGGCGAGGCCAAACTGGAAAAACCACAATCGCTGGACAAGTTAAATGAGCTGTTTTGGGTCTGGCTGGAGGAGTGCTACCACAACAAGCCGCATTCCGGGCTAGATGGTAGCGCCAGCCCGCATGCTGCCTACCGCAGTGACAACAAGGCACTAAGGTATTTGGATCCACAAACCATCGCTAACGCCTTTTTGCACTGTGAAAAACGGAAAGTGGACAAGGCTGGCTGCATCAGCTTTAACGGCAATAAGTACGAAGTCGGGCTGCCGTTTATCGGGTGTAAAGTGCAAGTCATCTACGACCCCGCTAACATCACTGAACTGACTATTGAATATGAAGGGCACGCACCCTGGACAGCTAGGCAGTTAGTAATCGGCCAGCGAGCCGGGAAACGCCCCCCGCTGCCGGAACACCTGCAGCCCAAGCCCGCCGAATCGTCGCGACTCCTGGCTGCAGCCGCCCTGAAAAACCAGCAGCGTAAAGAGCAGCAGGCTCCAGCCATTTCTTTTAGAGCCGTGAACAAGGAGGATAACAGTCATGTTTGA
- a CDS encoding FadR/GntR family transcriptional regulator, with translation MYFKPIKTRKIYEEIIEQVKKMINDGVLAPGDRLMTEREMAEKMQVGRSAVREALRALEAMGIIKVKPGEGTFINDTTPDALIRSFSTLAMDDETARELMELRKVLEVEAAALAAERRSGEHLKAMFYALQQMEQDLKEGNLGEMADMAFHFAIAQGAGNSLLYKLMNTIADTMSKLLAVARQRLYLDPLNPPRLLHEHNIIYTAISNADAAAARKAMLQHLTGVEEYMFGEQK, from the coding sequence GTGTATTTCAAGCCAATTAAAACAAGAAAAATATACGAAGAGATTATTGAACAAGTTAAGAAAATGATTAACGATGGTGTCCTGGCTCCCGGTGACAGGTTAATGACGGAAAGGGAAATGGCCGAAAAAATGCAGGTAGGCCGTTCCGCCGTGCGGGAAGCTTTACGGGCCTTGGAGGCGATGGGTATAATTAAAGTCAAGCCCGGTGAGGGTACTTTCATTAATGATACCACCCCTGATGCTTTAATTCGTTCCTTTTCCACTTTGGCAATGGATGATGAAACCGCTCGTGAGTTAATGGAGCTGCGTAAAGTCCTTGAAGTTGAAGCTGCCGCGCTGGCGGCGGAACGGCGAAGTGGAGAACATCTTAAGGCAATGTTTTATGCTTTGCAGCAGATGGAACAGGATCTTAAAGAGGGCAATCTGGGCGAAATGGCCGATATGGCTTTTCATTTTGCCATAGCACAGGGTGCCGGCAATTCATTGCTTTATAAACTCATGAACACTATTGCCGATACCATGAGCAAATTGCTGGCTGTGGCCCGGCAACGGTTGTACCTGGATCCGCTTAACCCTCCCCGTTTGTTGCATGAACACAACATTATTTACACGGCCATTAGCAATGCCGATGCCGCTGCTGCACGTAAAGCCATGCTGCAACACTTAACCGGGGTTGAGGAATATATGTTTGGTGAACAAAAGTAA
- a CDS encoding lactate utilization protein: protein MPDKKEMDKLYRQFMEQAEAISARVYRVCDPAGAGVRLAAIIKQVGAGKIAAARSELVDKCLDLIAAGGIEVCTGDLRKHCEDAGLGLSEVDLAIAGTGTLAQDSTDINQRLVSTLPPVHAALVRTERLVQHFSDAMDMLNSRRANLPGYISFISGPSRTADIERVLTIGVHGPEQLHIIFVDEAGDGSGD from the coding sequence GTGCCGGATAAAAAAGAAATGGATAAATTGTACCGACAGTTTATGGAACAGGCGGAAGCGATCTCCGCCCGGGTATACCGGGTTTGTGACCCTGCAGGTGCGGGAGTTCGGCTGGCGGCAATTATTAAGCAAGTGGGGGCCGGCAAAATTGCTGCCGCCAGATCTGAATTAGTTGATAAATGCCTTGATTTAATTGCTGCCGGCGGCATAGAAGTTTGCACCGGTGATCTAAGGAAGCATTGTGAAGACGCCGGTCTGGGTCTGTCGGAGGTGGACCTGGCTATTGCCGGGACCGGTACCCTGGCGCAGGACAGTACCGACATAAACCAGCGGCTGGTTTCAACGTTGCCTCCTGTGCATGCTGCACTGGTGCGTACCGAACGGCTTGTGCAACATTTTAGTGATGCCATGGACATGTTAAATTCGCGGCGGGCCAACCTGCCCGGATATATTTCATTTATATCCGGGCCAAGCCGCACGGCCGATATTGAACGCGTTTTAACCATCGGAGTGCACGGTCCGGAACAATTGCACATTATTTTTGTTGATGAAGCGGGAGATGGATCTGGTGACTAA
- the thiH gene encoding 2-iminoacetate synthase ThiH: MSFYEEYKKFSSDGFLSFFNELEDKDIRCVLSKSRLSNLDYLALLSPRAEKYLEEMAQKAHRLTLQHFGRTIQLFTPLYLSNYCVNSCVYCGFQVHNKLVRKKLSPDEVNAEAQIIAGTGLKHILILTGESRKHSPVTYIKDCTSVLKKYFTSIAIEVYPLSEQEYADLVRIGVDSLTMYQEAYNEQVYLAMHPAGPKRDYQFRLDAPERACRAGIRSVNLGALLGLHDWRTEAFFTGLHADYLQNNYPDVEVSISPPRMRPHLGGFTPPVAVSDKNLVQYILAFRLFMPRGGITVSTRENPQLREDLIKLGVTKMSAGSCTAVGGRTEPAESTGQFDISDERDVAAMTGVIYSHGYQPVFKDWQTI; this comes from the coding sequence ATGAGTTTTTACGAGGAATACAAAAAGTTCAGTAGTGACGGTTTTTTATCGTTTTTTAATGAGTTGGAAGATAAAGATATCAGATGCGTTCTTAGTAAGAGCCGTCTATCTAACCTTGATTACCTGGCTCTGTTATCTCCCCGGGCTGAAAAGTATCTGGAAGAGATGGCTCAAAAAGCCCATCGCTTAACGCTGCAGCATTTTGGCCGGACCATACAGCTTTTTACTCCCCTGTACCTATCCAATTATTGTGTCAATAGCTGCGTTTATTGTGGTTTTCAAGTCCATAATAAATTGGTCAGAAAAAAATTATCCCCGGATGAAGTGAATGCCGAGGCTCAAATAATTGCCGGCACGGGGCTGAAACATATTTTAATACTCACCGGGGAATCACGCAAACATTCTCCTGTCACTTATATAAAGGACTGTACCAGCGTTTTGAAAAAATATTTTACCTCCATTGCTATTGAGGTATACCCCCTAAGTGAGCAGGAATATGCAGATCTGGTCCGGATCGGGGTGGATAGCCTGACTATGTATCAGGAAGCGTACAATGAACAGGTTTACCTGGCTATGCACCCGGCGGGTCCAAAGCGCGATTATCAATTTCGGCTGGATGCGCCGGAACGGGCCTGCAGGGCGGGAATACGCTCGGTTAATCTGGGTGCTTTATTGGGTCTGCATGACTGGCGTACCGAGGCCTTTTTTACGGGGTTGCACGCTGATTACCTGCAAAATAATTATCCTGATGTGGAAGTAAGTATTTCACCGCCGCGTATGCGCCCTCACCTGGGCGGGTTTACCCCTCCGGTGGCCGTGAGTGATAAAAACCTGGTGCAGTATATTTTGGCCTTTAGATTGTTTATGCCCAGGGGGGGAATTACAGTTTCCACGCGGGAGAACCCGCAATTAAGAGAGGATTTAATTAAGTTGGGGGTGACAAAAATGTCGGCCGGGTCTTGTACGGCGGTGGGGGGGCGTACTGAGCCGGCTGAATCAACAGGGCAGTTCGATATCTCCGACGAGCGGGATGTGGCTGCGATGACCGGAGTGATCTATAGCCATGGGTACCAGCCCGTTTTTAAAGACTGGCAAACAATATAA
- the thiS gene encoding sulfur carrier protein ThiS gives MKIVLNGKAIEIDQGLSIADLIMRKKLNPGAVMVEINHELVKAADWPVRKLKNDDQVEILQFVGGG, from the coding sequence ATGAAGATTGTTTTAAACGGTAAAGCAATTGAAATTGATCAGGGTTTAAGTATTGCCGACCTTATAATGCGGAAAAAGTTAAATCCCGGCGCTGTTATGGTTGAAATAAACCATGAATTAGTAAAAGCGGCGGATTGGCCGGTAAGAAAACTAAAAAATGATGACCAAGTGGAAATTTTGCAATTTGTAGGGGGAGGTTGA
- a CDS encoding thiazole synthase, which produces MYDTLVIGGQEVASRLFLGTGKFASNSMIPELVNVSGARVVTVAIRRVDPDYPEENVANYIPAGCIQMPNTSGARNAREAVRIAKLGRAAGCGNWVKIEVIADNRYLLPDNYETIKATEELAADGFVVLPYISPDLMAARKLEEVGAAAVMPLGAPIGTNRGLKTKELIKILIEEISLPVIVDAGIGRPSQAAEAMEMGAAAVLVNTAIATAKDPLAMARAFGQAVEAGRTAFLANPGEVFEYARASSPLTGFLRNE; this is translated from the coding sequence ATGTACGACACGTTAGTGATTGGTGGACAAGAGGTTGCCAGCCGTCTTTTTTTAGGAACCGGGAAATTTGCTTCCAACAGTATGATCCCCGAACTGGTTAATGTTTCGGGAGCCCGGGTTGTTACCGTAGCCATACGGCGGGTGGATCCGGATTATCCGGAAGAAAACGTAGCCAATTACATTCCGGCAGGCTGTATACAAATGCCCAACACTTCCGGCGCGCGTAATGCCCGGGAAGCCGTGCGCATTGCCAAACTGGGCCGGGCCGCGGGTTGCGGTAATTGGGTTAAAATAGAGGTTATTGCCGACAACAGGTACCTGCTGCCGGATAACTATGAGACTATAAAAGCTACTGAAGAACTGGCCGCCGACGGCTTTGTAGTGCTGCCTTATATAAGCCCGGATTTAATGGCGGCCAGGAAATTGGAAGAGGTGGGCGCCGCCGCGGTGATGCCTCTCGGCGCTCCCATCGGCACCAACCGTGGATTAAAAACAAAGGAATTAATTAAGATACTGATTGAAGAAATTTCCCTGCCGGTTATTGTCGACGCTGGAATCGGGCGGCCGTCCCAGGCGGCCGAGGCTATGGAAATGGGGGCCGCCGCTGTGCTGGTGAATACCGCCATTGCCACAGCTAAAGACCCGCTGGCCATGGCCCGGGCATTCGGTCAAGCCGTGGAAGCAGGCCGTACCGCATTTTTAGCCAATCCCGGCGAAGTATTTGAATATGCCAGGGCATCATCGCCACTTACCGGTTTTTTAAGGAACGAGTAG
- a CDS encoding DUF6431 domain-containing protein yields the protein MNGLGDQIVLIIRRLRCEHCRRIHHELPDILVPYKRHSRKSIEAVIAGDTALTVTADESTLGRWRSWFSEMYYHFLGCLASIATLLGNQSVKESSCLSQSALTRIWDYVGNATGWLARVVRSVANTNCWVHTRSAFPS from the coding sequence ATAAATGGCCTTGGCGATCAGATCGTGCTCATCATTCGCCGGCTCCGTTGTGAACACTGCCGTCGGATCCATCACGAACTTCCGGATATACTCGTCCCGTACAAACGCCACAGCAGAAAAAGCATTGAGGCGGTCATAGCCGGAGACACCGCACTGACCGTCACCGCTGACGAATCCACATTAGGCCGTTGGCGCAGTTGGTTTAGTGAAATGTATTATCACTTCCTGGGTTGCCTGGCCTCCATCGCTACCTTACTCGGTAACCAATCTGTGAAAGAATCGTCCTGTCTTTCCCAGTCTGCGCTCACAAGGATTTGGGACTATGTTGGCAACGCCACCGGCTGGCTGGCCAGAGTTGTCCGATCAGTGGCAAACACAAATTGTTGGGTACATACCCGTTCTGCATTCCCGTCCTGA
- a CDS encoding AAA family ATPase — protein sequence MFESFYGLSKTPFSRDIPTDQLYQSLMLDETLGRLEYAARRQLFAVVTGDCGTGKTTTIRLFKASLNPAMFMVMYLADSKLTPRHFYKGLLEQLGCEAKFYRGDAKRQLHREVELMRGIQQLQPVVIVDEAHLLDKEMLEEVRFLLNFKMDAQSPMALILVGQSELWDKFQLQAYAAIRQRIDLQCKLPHLDRSQVGEYINRHLAYAGAEHDIFSDNAVDQVFRYSSGAVRLVNKVCTHCLLYGAQNGRRIIDDHMVKLVIQGELL from the coding sequence ATGTTTGAATCCTTCTACGGCCTGTCTAAAACACCGTTCTCCCGGGACATCCCAACGGATCAGTTGTACCAATCGCTGATGCTAGATGAGACACTGGGCCGATTGGAATATGCCGCCCGTAGGCAACTTTTCGCCGTGGTTACCGGTGACTGCGGTACCGGTAAAACAACCACCATCCGCCTGTTCAAGGCCTCTTTAAATCCGGCCATGTTCATGGTGATGTATCTGGCGGACTCCAAACTTACCCCCCGGCATTTCTACAAGGGCCTATTGGAACAGCTAGGCTGTGAAGCCAAGTTTTATCGCGGCGACGCCAAGCGCCAGTTGCACCGGGAAGTCGAACTCATGCGCGGTATTCAGCAACTGCAGCCGGTTGTTATCGTAGACGAAGCGCATCTTTTGGACAAAGAAATGCTGGAAGAGGTACGATTCTTGTTGAACTTTAAAATGGATGCCCAAAGTCCTATGGCCCTGATCTTGGTGGGTCAGAGCGAACTGTGGGATAAGTTCCAGCTTCAAGCGTACGCCGCCATCCGCCAACGGATCGACCTGCAGTGTAAACTGCCGCACCTGGACCGTTCCCAAGTCGGGGAATATATTAATCGGCACCTGGCTTATGCCGGCGCCGAACACGATATCTTTTCAGATAATGCGGTTGATCAGGTGTTCCGGTATTCCAGCGGTGCAGTCAGGCTTGTTAACAAAGTCTGCACCCATTGCTTGCTCTATGGAGCTCAAAACGGTCGTCGGATTATTGATGATCACATGGTGAAGTTGGTTATCCAGGGAGAATTGTTATAA
- a CDS encoding FAD-binding oxidoreductase → MNYNKVTEDMIANLQNIVGSRNVIADQEKLETYAGDEVPEVEWKHLPEVVVKPENVRQVSEVLKLANRELIPVTPRGAGTGLAGGAVPMIGGIVLSLEKMNRILEIDHGNLFMVVEPGVTTGDVQRRAQEEGYLYAGDPCSADSSFIGGNVATNAGGNKAIKYGTTTKHIYGLDVVLATGEIITLGGKCVKDVTGYDLVHLMVGSEGTLGVVTKIYLKLLPKPRYNSVLLVPFADMQTAINVVPKIMTNLGVIPTSIEFMDNLCIKSAESFLERKLPYNDAGAYIIIEVEAYSDAQLESDCENIGGICYENGGLEVFMGNDKASQDKIWKPRRILAEALRVTSPVYCMEDIVVPISNIPRLLAAIEQISKKYAIKVPCFGHAGDGNVHATILKEDLDDATWHEVKEKVLEEMYSVTYAYEGKLSGEHGIGAKRKKAMAKFMNPVELKIIASIKKVLDPNLILNPDKLVELF, encoded by the coding sequence GTGAATTATAATAAAGTAACAGAAGATATGATAGCAAATTTGCAAAATATTGTTGGTTCACGTAATGTAATTGCAGATCAAGAAAAATTAGAAACCTATGCCGGGGATGAAGTCCCCGAAGTCGAGTGGAAACACCTGCCTGAAGTGGTTGTTAAGCCTGAGAATGTCCGGCAAGTTTCGGAAGTGCTTAAACTTGCCAACCGTGAACTCATTCCCGTAACACCCCGGGGAGCAGGTACGGGCCTTGCCGGCGGGGCTGTTCCCATGATCGGCGGGATTGTGCTGTCCCTCGAAAAAATGAATCGCATACTGGAGATCGACCACGGAAACCTGTTTATGGTTGTTGAACCCGGGGTTACCACGGGGGATGTGCAAAGGAGGGCCCAGGAGGAAGGTTATCTGTATGCGGGTGATCCCTGTAGTGCCGACAGTTCCTTCATTGGGGGAAACGTGGCTACCAATGCCGGGGGGAATAAAGCGATAAAATACGGAACAACGACCAAGCATATATATGGTCTTGATGTTGTCCTGGCTACAGGGGAAATAATTACTCTGGGCGGTAAGTGTGTCAAAGACGTAACCGGCTATGATTTAGTTCATCTAATGGTAGGGTCTGAAGGTACACTGGGCGTGGTTACTAAGATTTATCTTAAACTCTTGCCTAAACCCAGGTATAACTCGGTTTTGCTGGTTCCTTTCGCGGACATGCAAACTGCTATTAATGTCGTGCCCAAGATAATGACCAATCTGGGAGTAATCCCAACCTCCATTGAATTTATGGATAATCTGTGTATCAAGTCGGCTGAATCATTCCTTGAGCGAAAGCTTCCTTACAACGACGCGGGAGCTTATATAATTATAGAGGTTGAAGCCTACAGCGATGCGCAACTGGAATCCGATTGTGAAAATATTGGCGGTATTTGCTACGAAAATGGCGGTCTTGAAGTATTTATGGGTAATGATAAGGCCAGCCAGGATAAGATTTGGAAACCCAGGAGAATTCTAGCGGAGGCGCTGCGCGTTACCAGCCCGGTATATTGTATGGAGGATATTGTTGTCCCGATAAGCAATATCCCCAGATTGCTGGCGGCAATAGAACAAATTTCTAAAAAATATGCCATTAAAGTTCCCTGTTTCGGTCACGCGGGCGACGGTAACGTGCACGCAACCATATTGAAAGAAGACCTGGATGACGCGACCTGGCATGAAGTTAAGGAAAAAGTGCTTGAAGAAATGTATTCCGTTACTTATGCCTATGAGGGTAAATTGTCCGGTGAGCACGGCATTGGTGCCAAGAGGAAAAAAGCCATGGCTAAATTTATGAACCCGGTTGAGCTTAAAATAATAGCTTCAATAAAAAAAGTATTGGATCCCAATTTAATACTTAACCCCGATAAGCTTGTGGAACTGTTTTAA
- a CDS encoding DUF3298 domain-containing protein, producing the protein MSANQGIVATIIDQKIENNCINITYPQVTGLDNLEVQEHINLLIRKQVEFLIPRESCNIYAEIFGKYEVAVNKNDILSLNLQFYTIRKQAANGLNQQKSITVDLTTGKSYLLYELFRKNSNYRMVLDRMIRQQIEEQGLHLIKEFNGITDDQEYYLTENSLVIYFRELEYTIHAEGIPKFPIPYFRIRNLIDVDGPIGKLTQRSIARIHFHE; encoded by the coding sequence ATGTCGGCTAACCAAGGTATCGTGGCAACAATTATCGATCAAAAAATAGAAAACAATTGTATTAACATAACCTACCCCCAGGTTACAGGTTTGGACAATTTAGAAGTCCAAGAACATATTAACCTGCTAATCAGGAAACAAGTTGAGTTCCTCATCCCCCGGGAAAGCTGTAATATCTACGCGGAAATCTTTGGCAAATACGAGGTTGCGGTTAATAAAAATGATATCCTCAGCCTGAATCTCCAGTTTTACACCATCAGGAAACAAGCCGCCAACGGTCTGAACCAGCAAAAATCAATCACTGTGGACCTAACCACGGGCAAATCATATTTGCTTTATGAACTTTTCAGAAAAAACAGCAACTACAGGATGGTTCTGGACAGAATGATCAGACAACAAATTGAGGAACAAGGCTTGCATTTAATCAAAGAGTTCAACGGTATAACCGACGACCAGGAATACTACCTGACCGAAAACAGCCTGGTAATTTACTTTCGGGAACTGGAATACACCATCCACGCTGAAGGGATTCCCAAGTTCCCTATCCCCTACTTCCGGATCAGAAACCTTATTGATGTGGACGGCCCCATCGGCAAGCTAACCCAAAGGAGCATCGCCCGCATTCACTTCCATGAATAA
- the ldhH gene encoding L-lactate dehydrogenase (quinone) large subunit LdhH: MKNNIKGALANPNLRGALGRFGNDYLVSREKAYAGINFEELREKISSIKRSAAGRMEELADRFTQNMLSRGATVYRAGNAQEARDYILNLAMARGVKKIVKSKSMASEEIHLNEYLNEKGLESVETDLGEWILQLSGQKPSHMVMPAIHMTRGEVADVFSEEMNRQLSSDIPILVRVAREQLRRKFLEADMGISGANIAVAETGTLVITTNEGNGRLTTTLPPIHVAIVGLEKLVEKFADVEPILEALPRSATGQKITSYVTMITGPTPMVDADGHVKRKELHIVLLDNGRSQMQADPVFKEALQCIRCASCLNVCPVFQIVGGHVYGHVYTGGIGTILTAFFNGFENASDIQNLCIGCERCKRFCPGKIDIPGLIRELRSRVVDKKGLPGMSKFVMQRVLPDRKLFHRLLKVAHAAQKPFQTGGLVRHLPLFLAGLTEGRSLPAIADKPFRELVAAFDDKKAALKPGEVFNRSQGEQRQSRVGFFAGCLTDFIYPRLGEAVYKVLRHMDMQMVFPLDQTCCGIPAIYMGSRKTAAELARQNIAAFERAGVDYITTACPTCAHALKHHFVEALAGDPQWSERAKSFSRKVYTFAALLAEESNGGQNLRLAQTGGKVTYHDSCHMKGVFDITDEPRQLLRSAGLELVEMEGSDRCCGFGGSYSIKYPELSQHILEKKLASIVDSGAELLALDCPGCLLQLHGGLDSRDKKIPVKHTAEILAEQLLP; the protein is encoded by the coding sequence ATGAAGAACAATATCAAAGGGGCTCTGGCCAACCCCAATTTGCGTGGAGCTCTGGGACGTTTCGGTAATGATTACCTGGTATCAAGGGAAAAAGCTTATGCGGGTATAAATTTTGAAGAACTGCGGGAGAAAATATCTTCTATTAAACGGTCGGCCGCCGGTCGTATGGAAGAGCTGGCCGACCGGTTTACGCAAAATATGCTTTCACGCGGCGCGACGGTATACAGGGCAGGCAATGCTCAGGAAGCCAGGGATTATATATTAAATCTTGCCATGGCCAGAGGTGTAAAAAAAATTGTTAAATCCAAGTCCATGGCCAGCGAAGAGATTCATCTGAATGAGTATTTAAACGAAAAGGGACTGGAATCTGTAGAGACAGACTTGGGCGAGTGGATATTGCAGTTATCCGGGCAAAAACCGTCGCATATGGTTATGCCCGCTATTCATATGACCAGGGGAGAGGTTGCGGATGTATTTTCCGAAGAAATGAACCGGCAGCTTTCTTCGGATATACCTATTCTGGTCAGGGTAGCCAGGGAACAATTACGCCGGAAATTTTTGGAAGCCGATATGGGTATATCCGGCGCCAATATTGCCGTGGCTGAAACGGGAACCCTGGTTATAACTACTAACGAAGGCAATGGCAGGCTAACCACGACCTTGCCTCCGATACATGTAGCCATTGTGGGGCTGGAAAAACTCGTGGAAAAATTTGCAGATGTTGAACCTATTTTAGAGGCACTGCCACGCAGCGCCACGGGCCAAAAGATTACCAGTTATGTAACGATGATTACAGGACCGACCCCTATGGTTGACGCTGACGGTCATGTTAAGCGGAAAGAACTGCATATAGTGTTGCTTGACAATGGCCGCAGCCAAATGCAGGCCGATCCTGTTTTTAAAGAAGCCCTGCAGTGTATACGATGCGCTTCCTGTCTGAACGTTTGTCCCGTATTTCAAATTGTGGGCGGGCATGTTTACGGACATGTATATACCGGCGGCATAGGCACTATTCTTACTGCGTTTTTTAATGGTTTTGAAAATGCCAGCGACATACAAAACCTGTGTATTGGTTGTGAACGCTGCAAACGGTTTTGTCCGGGGAAAATTGATATACCGGGTTTAATAAGGGAATTGCGCAGCCGTGTTGTCGATAAAAAGGGCTTGCCCGGTATGTCTAAATTTGTTATGCAAAGAGTTCTTCCGGACCGCAAGCTGTTTCACCGCTTGCTGAAAGTTGCCCATGCGGCTCAAAAGCCCTTTCAAACAGGCGGGCTGGTTCGTCACTTGCCCCTGTTTCTGGCGGGCTTGACGGAGGGGCGCAGCCTTCCGGCTATTGCCGATAAGCCGTTTAGGGAGCTTGTGGCTGCTTTTGACGATAAAAAGGCGGCGCTAAAACCAGGAGAAGTTTTTAACCGTTCGCAGGGAGAACAACGGCAATCAAGGGTGGGGTTTTTTGCCGGCTGCCTTACAGATTTTATATACCCGCGTCTGGGAGAAGCTGTGTATAAGGTGCTCAGGCACATGGATATGCAAATGGTATTTCCTCTTGATCAAACCTGTTGCGGCATACCTGCAATATACATGGGCTCCAGAAAAACAGCCGCGGAACTGGCGCGTCAGAACATCGCGGCTTTTGAAAGGGCCGGCGTGGATTATATTACCACGGCATGCCCTACATGTGCTCATGCTTTAAAGCATCACTTTGTGGAAGCTCTTGCCGGTGATCCCCAATGGAGTGAACGGGCCAAGAGTTTTAGCCGTAAGGTATATACCTTTGCCGCCTTGTTGGCGGAAGAATCAAATGGCGGACAAAATCTGAGGTTGGCACAAACCGGCGGGAAAGTAACTTATCATGATTCCTGTCATATGAAAGGAGTTTTTGACATTACGGACGAGCCTAGGCAATTGCTCAGGTCCGCCGGCTTGGAGTTGGTCGAAATGGAAGGTTCGGACAGGTGTTGTGGTTTTGGGGGGTCTTATTCAATTAAGTACCCCGAGCTTTCTCAGCATATATTGGAAAAGAAACTGGCATCTATTGTTGATTCCGGTGCGGAGTTGCTTGCTTTGGACTGTCCCGGATGTCTATTGCAATTGCACGGGGGATTGGACAGCCGCGACAAAAAAATACCTGTTAAACATACAGCCGAGATACTTGCCGAACAGCTTTTACCTTAA